One Halosegnis longus DNA window includes the following coding sequences:
- a CDS encoding alcohol dehydrogenase catalytic domain-containing protein, with translation MRAARYHGPGDIRIDEVDRPEVTDPEDALVRVTHTAICGSDLWFYRGQQDRDVPSGVGHEPMGIVEEVGEDVVSLEPGDRVLAPFAISCGECEFCRKGLHTSCSNASSWGGENGGGQGEYVKCPTADGTLVKVPDRHADDPETLKSLLPLTDVMCTGHHAAVNAGVEAGSTVAVVGDGAVGLCGVLAAKRLGAERIIAMGHHENRLDIAEEFGATDRVTERADEAVERVHELTNGGVNHVIEAVGMESSMNMAFDVARPGGTVGYVGVPAGIEEAEFLGTAFGDNIALKGGVAPVREYIEELMADVLQGTLDPSPVFTKTVDLDGVPEGYAAMDEREAVKVFVDLT, from the coding sequence ATGCGCGCAGCACGCTATCACGGACCCGGCGACATCCGCATCGACGAGGTCGACCGCCCCGAAGTCACCGACCCGGAGGACGCACTCGTCCGCGTCACCCACACCGCAATCTGCGGCTCGGACCTGTGGTTTTACCGCGGCCAGCAGGACCGCGACGTCCCCTCGGGCGTCGGCCACGAGCCGATGGGTATCGTCGAGGAGGTCGGCGAGGACGTCGTCTCGCTCGAACCCGGCGACCGCGTCCTCGCTCCCTTCGCCATCTCCTGTGGCGAGTGTGAGTTCTGCCGGAAGGGACTCCACACCTCCTGTTCGAACGCGAGCAGCTGGGGCGGGGAAAACGGCGGCGGGCAGGGCGAGTACGTGAAATGTCCCACCGCAGACGGGACGCTCGTGAAGGTCCCCGACCGCCACGCCGACGACCCCGAGACGCTGAAATCGCTGCTCCCGCTGACGGACGTGATGTGTACCGGCCACCACGCCGCCGTCAACGCCGGCGTCGAGGCCGGCTCGACGGTCGCCGTCGTCGGTGACGGTGCCGTCGGGCTGTGTGGCGTGCTCGCGGCGAAGCGACTCGGCGCAGAGCGCATCATCGCGATGGGCCACCACGAGAACCGACTGGACATCGCCGAGGAGTTCGGGGCGACCGACCGCGTCACCGAGCGCGCCGACGAGGCCGTCGAGCGCGTCCACGAACTGACGAACGGCGGCGTCAACCACGTCATCGAGGCGGTCGGCATGGAGTCGTCGATGAACATGGCCTTCGACGTTGCGCGCCCCGGCGGCACGGTGGGCTACGTCGGCGTTCCGGCCGGCATCGAGGAAGCGGAGTTCCTCGGGACTGCCTTCGGTGACAACATCGCCCTGAAGGGCGGCGTCGCGCCCGTCCGCGAGTACATCGAGGAGCTGATGGCCGACGTGTTGCAGGGGACGCTCGACCCCTCGCCGGTGTTCACGAAGACGGTCGACCTCGACGGGGTTCCGGAGGGGTACGCCGCGATGGACGAACGCGAGGCCGTGAAGGTGTTCGTCGACCTGACCTGA
- a CDS encoding COG1361 S-layer family protein: protein MTTHRAVAALVVLLAASAGIPPAAGASTTAANDGLLYLTTSTDPVQPTTSGNFTFTAQLTNPDASRETYSIRSVSVYDGDPSEGGDRLDRRSNPGRVAPGGETDIPLDIGFDEAGTKTLYVTIDARATAGGDPLTVETTTAIEVYDPAPRIEASAAGTVAGEPTDLTVGVANGLDVPVRDVNLELAAAGVDFDESSRVASSVAAGAEREFTFTATPAELGVGDIEATLSYTDDDGFRRTTTETLDVRFRSPDLAGSIDVGGTIDPAFPGAETTLSVNVTNGLDQQVRQIAVEAAGEGVEFRTDRRVGTQLASGEGRTFTFPVTRDSTGAQSFDVTVTYTTANGVERQTDRTLRTRFTEPANPAEISLTGVEAVARGGELELSATASNLGGGPASSVVVDVGGENVSASEYFVGSVDGSDFAAFTLTTGVSGDVSTVPVTVSYDVGDTERSYTQDVPVQTVETVEESGGGGFPILLVGLVVAALVVGGVLIRRRN from the coding sequence ATGACGACGCATCGCGCGGTCGCGGCGCTGGTCGTACTGCTCGCCGCGAGCGCGGGAATCCCACCGGCCGCGGGCGCATCGACGACGGCTGCGAACGACGGACTCCTGTATCTGACGACGAGCACCGACCCCGTCCAGCCGACGACGAGCGGGAACTTCACCTTCACCGCTCAGCTCACGAATCCCGACGCGAGCAGGGAGACCTACTCGATTCGCTCCGTCTCGGTGTACGACGGCGACCCCTCCGAGGGCGGTGACCGACTCGACCGCAGGAGCAATCCCGGCCGCGTCGCCCCCGGCGGCGAGACGGACATCCCACTCGACATCGGCTTCGACGAGGCGGGAACCAAGACGCTGTACGTCACCATCGACGCCCGCGCGACGGCCGGCGGCGACCCGCTGACCGTCGAGACGACCACCGCCATCGAGGTGTACGACCCGGCACCGCGCATCGAGGCGAGCGCCGCCGGCACCGTCGCCGGGGAGCCGACCGACCTCACCGTCGGAGTCGCGAACGGGCTCGACGTGCCGGTCAGAGACGTGAACCTCGAACTCGCCGCCGCCGGCGTCGACTTCGACGAGTCCTCGCGCGTTGCCTCGTCGGTCGCCGCCGGCGCGGAACGGGAGTTCACCTTCACCGCCACGCCCGCAGAGTTGGGTGTGGGCGACATCGAGGCGACGCTCTCGTACACGGACGACGACGGCTTCCGGCGGACGACCACCGAAACCCTCGACGTGCGCTTCCGCTCGCCCGACCTCGCGGGAAGCATCGACGTGGGCGGGACGATCGACCCCGCCTTCCCGGGCGCGGAGACCACCCTCTCCGTGAACGTCACGAACGGGCTGGACCAGCAGGTCAGACAGATTGCCGTCGAGGCGGCCGGTGAGGGCGTCGAGTTCCGCACCGACCGCCGCGTCGGGACCCAACTCGCCAGCGGGGAGGGCCGGACCTTCACGTTCCCCGTGACCCGCGATTCGACCGGCGCGCAGTCGTTCGACGTGACCGTCACCTACACGACGGCAAACGGCGTCGAGCGCCAGACCGACCGCACGCTACGGACGCGCTTCACCGAGCCGGCCAACCCCGCTGAAATCTCACTCACCGGCGTCGAGGCGGTCGCACGCGGCGGTGAACTCGAACTGTCGGCGACGGCGAGTAATCTGGGCGGCGGTCCCGCGAGCTCGGTCGTCGTCGACGTCGGCGGCGAGAACGTCTCCGCGAGCGAGTACTTCGTCGGCAGCGTCGACGGGAGCGACTTCGCCGCGTTCACACTCACCACCGGCGTCAGCGGCGACGTGTCGACGGTCCCCGTCACCGTGAGCTACGACGTGGGCGACACCGAGCGCTCGTACACGCAGGACGTACCCGTCCAGACGGTCGAGACGGTCGAGGAGTCGGGCGGCGGCGGCTTCCCGATACTGCTCGTCGGGCTGGTGGTCGCCGCGCTGGTCGTGGGTGGCGTCCTCATCCGCCGGCGGAACTGA